In Pedobacter sp. WC2423, the following are encoded in one genomic region:
- a CDS encoding cyanophycinase, translated as MKPKGKLMIIGGAEDRSDGTDHEVKNDNYKRFKLLKELLPAHDSKGKIEIITTATTDPEEMEKVYKKTFADIGYKNIGFLHIRDKKQAREEENCKRVEAAKTVFFTGGDQLRFSTIIGGTPIAELIRKKYRNESDFIAAGTSAGAMVMSEIMICGGGSGEALLGSDLHTASGLGLISNCIIDTHFIKRGRFSRLAHAIIINPGNLGIGLGEDTALVIHNGNDAECRGSGMVVLIDGAYIEQTNISEADEACPVYVENLKVHLLTESCRINLDTRKMSAPLTV; from the coding sequence ATGAAGCCTAAAGGTAAATTAATGATCATTGGTGGCGCAGAGGACAGAAGCGATGGCACTGATCATGAAGTAAAGAATGACAATTATAAAAGATTTAAGCTGCTTAAGGAACTTTTACCCGCTCATGATTCAAAAGGAAAAATTGAGATTATTACTACAGCCACAACAGATCCGGAAGAAATGGAAAAAGTTTACAAGAAAACCTTTGCAGATATCGGATATAAAAATATTGGATTCCTGCATATCAGGGATAAAAAACAAGCCAGAGAAGAGGAGAATTGTAAAAGAGTAGAAGCGGCAAAAACTGTTTTTTTTACAGGTGGTGATCAGCTCAGATTCTCCACTATAATCGGAGGAACACCTATTGCTGAGCTTATCAGGAAAAAATATAGGAATGAAAGCGATTTTATAGCTGCTGGTACCAGTGCTGGCGCTATGGTGATGTCAGAAATTATGATTTGCGGGGGAGGTTCCGGAGAAGCACTTCTTGGATCGGACCTTCACACTGCTTCAGGGCTTGGCCTGATTTCGAATTGTATTATAGATACGCATTTTATTAAAAGAGGACGTTTTAGCAGGCTTGCTCATGCTATTATTATTAATCCGGGAAATCTGGGTATAGGGCTGGGTGAAGATACAGCTCTGGTTATCCACAATGGTAATGACGCAGAGTGCAGGGGATCTGGTATGGTTGTGTTAATAGATGGTGCATACATAGAACAGACAAATATTAGTGAAGCCGATGAAGCTTGTCCGGTTTATGTAGAGAACCTGAAGGTTCATTTACTTACCGAAAGCTGCAGGATTAATCTTGATACGCGTAAAATGTCTGCACCATTAACGGTATAA
- a CDS encoding SPW repeat protein — protein sequence MNIISRKWHAFLDYLSGIVLIGAPWIFDFYFSHRGAAAAVLAGVLILILSIITDYEGGLIRMVPMSMHLNMDILLGILLAVSPWLFGFRYEVYLPHLLMGLLALFAGILTMRRSLSEKKYTNQTDHKSIIK from the coding sequence ATGAACATTATAAGCAGAAAATGGCATGCATTTCTCGATTATCTTTCAGGTATAGTACTTATCGGAGCACCCTGGATATTCGATTTTTATTTTTCGCACCGTGGCGCAGCTGCAGCCGTATTAGCTGGTGTATTAATATTAATTCTTTCCATTATAACTGATTATGAAGGTGGCCTTATCCGTATGGTCCCAATGTCCATGCATTTGAATATGGACATACTTCTGGGTATACTTCTGGCCGTTTCACCCTGGTTGTTTGGTTTTAGATATGAAGTTTATTTACCTCATCTGCTGATGGGGCTTCTTGCATTATTTGCAGGTATTTTAACCATGCGAAGGTCATTAAGTGAAAAAAAATATACCAATCAAACTGACCACAAATCTATTATTAAATGA
- a CDS encoding OBAP family protein, with the protein MKQLILIFGLLVTAACNNQNSPSNIGEAGAEKSDKDKLLNTGAELLQHKAPINAIATYMDGFHFYNGNPDAQMEAHHYVTQLSEDLYQAVIYDGNQKDAKLMGVEYIVTEKLFKGLPEQEKKLWHSHRYEVKSGLLTAPGIPDRIEHELMEKLVSTYGKTIHTWHTDQENSLPVGAPMIMMGFTQDGQIHDHLIKERDTRFKINTTEIRNKRNDIAVKEIVSGADAWKNGEFRQFTISSEIDSALHKHQKQ; encoded by the coding sequence ATGAAACAGCTAATTTTAATTTTTGGATTGTTGGTTACAGCAGCATGTAACAATCAGAATTCTCCTTCTAATATAGGAGAAGCAGGAGCAGAGAAATCGGATAAAGATAAATTGCTGAATACAGGTGCAGAATTACTTCAGCATAAAGCACCAATCAATGCAATAGCTACCTATATGGATGGATTTCATTTTTATAATGGTAACCCTGATGCACAAATGGAGGCACATCATTATGTAACGCAATTAAGTGAAGACCTTTACCAGGCTGTCATTTATGATGGAAACCAAAAAGATGCAAAGCTTATGGGGGTTGAATATATTGTAACAGAGAAATTGTTTAAAGGATTACCTGAACAGGAGAAAAAATTATGGCACAGCCACAGATATGAAGTGAAATCGGGGCTGTTAACCGCACCAGGAATTCCTGACAGGATTGAACATGAACTGATGGAAAAACTGGTTTCTACTTACGGAAAAACAATTCATACCTGGCATACTGATCAGGAGAATAGTTTGCCTGTAGGTGCTCCAATGATTATGATGGGGTTTACCCAGGATGGTCAGATCCATGATCATCTGATCAAAGAAAGAGATACCAGGTTTAAAATCAATACAACAGAAATCAGAAATAAAAGGAATGATATTGCTGTAAAAGAGATTGTTTCTGGTGCTGATGCCTGGAAGAATGGGGAATTCAGGCAATTTACTATATCTTCTGAAATTGATTCTGCTTTGCATAAACACCAGAAGCAATAA
- a CDS encoding zinc-dependent alcohol dehydrogenase — translation MPEILHPEDAIVRVTRSCICGSDLHLYHGMVPDTRVGTTFGHEFTGVVEEVGPLVQRLKVGDQVLVPFNIACGRCNFCKQGLYGNCHESNPMATAVGGIFGYSHTAGGFDGGQAEYVRVPYADVGPTVIPPGMDLDDAVMLTDVVPTGYQAAEMGGIKPGDTVVVFGAGPVGIMAARCAWFFGPSRVIVIDHIDYRLEFAQNYAHCEVYNFKSMEDPVVFLKKTTDWYGADVCIDCVGCEAEGNTLQTFTGRIMMMQAGAGTALQWAINSVKKGGIVSIVGVYGPPFNLIPIGNVLNKGITIRANQAAVKRLLPKLIDHVQSGRLNPKELITHRVPLAEIADAYQLFSSKLDNCIKVLLVP, via the coding sequence ATGCCTGAAATATTACATCCAGAGGATGCAATTGTGAGAGTTACCCGTAGCTGTATCTGCGGATCAGATCTTCATCTTTATCATGGTATGGTGCCTGATACACGTGTCGGAACAACATTTGGACATGAATTTACTGGTGTTGTAGAAGAAGTCGGACCGCTTGTACAGCGGTTGAAAGTAGGTGATCAGGTTCTGGTTCCTTTTAATATTGCCTGTGGAAGATGTAATTTTTGTAAACAGGGACTTTATGGTAATTGTCATGAATCTAATCCAATGGCAACAGCTGTTGGAGGTATTTTTGGATATAGTCATACGGCTGGTGGTTTTGATGGAGGACAGGCAGAATATGTACGGGTTCCCTATGCAGATGTTGGTCCGACAGTCATTCCACCCGGTATGGATCTGGATGATGCTGTAATGCTGACCGATGTAGTACCAACAGGTTATCAGGCAGCAGAAATGGGAGGAATTAAACCAGGCGATACTGTCGTAGTTTTTGGTGCGGGGCCGGTTGGTATCATGGCAGCGCGTTGTGCCTGGTTTTTTGGCCCTTCGAGGGTGATTGTTATTGATCATATTGATTATCGTTTAGAATTTGCTCAAAACTATGCCCATTGCGAAGTATATAACTTCAAGTCCATGGAAGATCCTGTTGTGTTTTTAAAAAAGACAACCGACTGGTATGGCGCCGACGTTTGTATAGATTGTGTAGGATGCGAGGCAGAAGGCAATACGCTGCAAACATTCACTGGCCGGATTATGATGATGCAGGCAGGTGCAGGTACTGCACTTCAATGGGCTATCAATTCTGTTAAAAAAGGTGGAATTGTTTCTATAGTTGGTGTTTATGGTCCTCCTTTTAATCTCATCCCTATAGGAAATGTATTAAATAAAGGGATTACCATACGTGCAAATCAGGCTGCTGTAAAACGCCTTTTACCTAAACTTATTGATCATGTTCAATCCGGAAGATTAAATCCTAAAGAGCTGATTACTCATCGTGTTCCTTTAGCTGAAATAGCTGATGCTTATCAGCTGTTTTCTTCTAAACTGGATAACTGTATCAAAGTCCTGCTTGTACCCTAA
- a CDS encoding SMI1/KNR4 family protein, whose protein sequence is MELHPEIKKFIEKKIEPDNLYLPHNYPEVNTFGEFQQGYKYIEDTGETLTGTKSSDFKESWYVICSNEMSDPFYVDLSEQDQGFPVYFSWHGAGSWIPVKIADDLNDFTAKLLSIEKVDQDKTKLLQLLKKNFDLTIELWKEMYTSIEEEEEDSVEETDTEPSEWIRGKVLIRDIGQQKMKIVHYLKEHFKLTPQQALALSKQKDIEVDQGHLLYLKGLINHLKELGATAEFVADQL, encoded by the coding sequence ATGGAACTGCATCCGGAAATTAAAAAATTTATAGAGAAGAAAATAGAACCAGACAATCTTTATCTTCCGCACAATTATCCTGAAGTCAATACTTTCGGGGAATTTCAACAGGGATATAAATATATTGAAGATACTGGTGAAACTTTAACTGGTACAAAATCATCTGATTTTAAGGAAAGCTGGTATGTAATCTGTTCTAATGAGATGAGTGATCCTTTTTACGTGGATTTATCTGAACAGGATCAGGGTTTCCCTGTCTATTTTTCATGGCACGGAGCCGGAAGCTGGATACCGGTCAAAATAGCTGATGATTTAAATGATTTTACAGCAAAATTGCTGAGCATAGAAAAAGTTGATCAGGATAAAACGAAATTACTTCAGTTGCTGAAGAAGAATTTTGATTTGACTATTGAGTTGTGGAAGGAAATGTATACATCAATTGAAGAAGAAGAGGAAGATAGTGTTGAAGAGACAGATACAGAACCTTCAGAGTGGATAAGGGGAAAAGTGTTGATTAGAGATATCGGTCAGCAGAAGATGAAAATTGTACATTATTTGAAAGAGCATTTCAAATTAACTCCACAACAGGCTTTAGCATTAAGTAAACAAAAGGATATTGAAGTCGACCAGGGCCATCTGCTCTATCTCAAGGGGCTTATTAACCATCTGAAGGAACTCGGTGCGACAGCTGAATTTGTAGCCGATCAGTTATAA
- a CDS encoding sugar phosphate isomerase/epimerase family protein yields the protein MVKFGASLLSWILPEWKAAEGAYAIQKTAAAGFDILEILLPPSMNIDTATVRKQLQEHHIQAICSFNLPADCHIPFYPDQAYEAIKSALDKAAELESEILAGVLHSGIGVFSGSVKTVQENETLVQVLTSSADYANRLGITMCLEPVNRYESYICTCAADVLDLIEQVGSPALALHLDTFHMNIEEDNFRDPVIQSGTYLKHMHITESNRGMPGEGNVRWDDLFEALAEINYDGALVLENFSSSIEGMSERVSLWHPSKHNAQNLAEGSLAFIKQKALAYGL from the coding sequence ATGGTAAAATTCGGTGCGTCTTTATTATCATGGATCTTGCCAGAGTGGAAGGCCGCTGAAGGAGCTTATGCAATTCAAAAAACCGCAGCGGCAGGGTTTGATATATTAGAAATCTTATTACCTCCTTCGATGAATATTGATACCGCAACTGTGCGGAAACAATTACAAGAACACCATATTCAGGCCATCTGTTCTTTTAATCTTCCTGCTGATTGCCACATCCCTTTTTACCCCGATCAGGCATATGAGGCTATTAAATCGGCACTTGATAAAGCTGCCGAACTGGAATCTGAAATTCTTGCCGGAGTGTTGCATAGTGGTATTGGTGTTTTTTCAGGTTCAGTAAAGACCGTTCAGGAAAATGAAACTCTTGTACAGGTATTAACTTCATCTGCCGATTATGCCAATCGTCTGGGCATAACGATGTGCCTGGAACCTGTTAACCGGTATGAAAGCTATATATGTACTTGTGCTGCTGATGTGCTGGATTTAATTGAACAAGTTGGTTCGCCTGCATTGGCACTTCATCTGGATACCTTTCACATGAATATTGAAGAAGATAATTTTCGTGATCCTGTGATCCAAAGTGGCACATATTTAAAACATATGCATATCACAGAAAGTAATCGGGGCATGCCAGGAGAAGGAAATGTGCGCTGGGATGATCTCTTTGAAGCCCTCGCAGAGATTAACTATGATGGAGCACTTGTATTAGAAAACTTTTCCTCTTCCATTGAGGGGATGTCAGAACGTGTCAGCCTGTGGCATCCTTCCAAACATAATGCGCAAAATCTGGCCGAAGGTAGTCTGGCTTTTATCAAACAAAAGGCTTTAGCTTATGGCTTGTAA
- a CDS encoding MBL fold metallo-hydrolase, with protein sequence MKITFLGTGTSQGIPVICCNCEVCHSDDPRDNRLRVSVLVETGDKTIVIDSGPDFRYQMLRAGVKDLDAIVYTHEHKDHVAGLDDIRPFNYLLQKNIDIYATERVQDALKREFSYIFAEKVYPGIPQINIHTIATENFYIGKTELIPLQIMHYKLPILGFRINDFTYITDAKTISQETIAKIKGTKVLVVNALQVEDHISHFTLGEAITFAQEIGAEMTYLTHIGHNMGKHADVEKELPDNIRLGYDGLVINL encoded by the coding sequence TTGAAAATTACATTTTTAGGTACTGGCACTTCCCAGGGAATTCCTGTGATTTGCTGCAATTGTGAAGTTTGCCACTCTGATGACCCAAGGGACAATCGGCTGAGGGTATCTGTATTGGTAGAAACGGGTGACAAGACGATTGTAATAGATAGCGGGCCTGATTTCAGGTATCAGATGCTGCGTGCTGGTGTTAAGGATCTGGATGCAATTGTGTATACCCATGAGCATAAAGATCATGTAGCGGGTTTGGATGATATCCGCCCTTTCAATTATTTGTTGCAGAAGAACATTGATATTTATGCGACAGAAAGAGTTCAGGATGCTTTGAAAAGAGAGTTCTCCTATATTTTTGCGGAAAAGGTTTATCCGGGGATTCCGCAGATCAATATACATACGATTGCTACGGAGAATTTTTATATCGGAAAAACGGAATTGATTCCTCTGCAGATCATGCATTATAAGTTACCGATCCTGGGTTTCAGAATTAATGATTTTACCTATATCACCGATGCGAAAACTATTTCACAGGAAACGATTGCTAAAATAAAAGGAACAAAGGTTTTAGTCGTGAATGCTTTGCAGGTTGAAGATCATATATCGCATTTTACTTTAGGAGAAGCGATTACCTTTGCACAGGAAATTGGTGCGGAGATGACTTATTTAACGCATATTGGCCATAATATGGGGAAACATGCGGATGTGGAAAAGGAATTGCCGGATAATATCAGGCTGGGGTATGATGGACTGGTTATAAATTTATAA
- a CDS encoding outer membrane lipoprotein carrier protein LolA: MKKILSALLIVSGISFGSYAQQDVKAKAILGEVSKKYKSYDIVKADFSFTLESPQNKAKETQQGTLIAKAAANKYKVIMTDQDMISDGKSQWTYLKKDKEVQVSVADNGSDALNPAKVFTLYEKGFKYLYTGDQKVGPKVYQMIDLSPVDSKTSYFKIRLSIDKVAKQLSNVLILDKNGNKYTYTIKSFMGNAKVPESTFTFDARKYPGVEVVDLR; this comes from the coding sequence ATGAAGAAGATATTAAGTGCGTTACTGATTGTATCAGGAATAAGTTTCGGTAGTTATGCTCAGCAGGATGTTAAAGCAAAGGCTATTTTGGGGGAGGTAAGCAAGAAATATAAATCTTATGATATTGTAAAGGCAGATTTTAGTTTTACACTCGAAAGTCCTCAAAATAAGGCGAAAGAAACTCAGCAGGGGACGCTGATTGCAAAAGCTGCTGCTAATAAATATAAAGTGATCATGACTGATCAGGATATGATCAGTGATGGTAAAAGCCAGTGGACTTATCTGAAAAAAGATAAAGAAGTACAGGTTTCTGTTGCAGATAATGGCAGTGATGCATTAAACCCTGCAAAGGTGTTTACTTTGTATGAAAAGGGGTTTAAATATCTTTATACTGGCGACCAGAAAGTAGGGCCAAAGGTTTATCAGATGATAGATTTATCTCCTGTAGATTCAAAGACTTCTTATTTTAAGATCCGGTTAAGTATTGATAAGGTGGCTAAGCAATTGTCAAATGTTTTAATTCTGGACAAAAACGGTAATAAATATACGTATACCATAAAATCATTTATGGGCAATGCGAAGGTTCCGGAATCGACATTTACATTTGATGCGAGGAAATATCCTGGTGTTGAAGTAGTTGATTTGCGGTAA
- a CDS encoding DNA translocase FtsK 4TM domain-containing protein has product MSLRGNQFKSNSFKNEYGEKPGSKASSKEPRARFERIPSLNFQDERILKIAGLFFLILSIYFLVAFTSYLFTWQEDYSYVIDANGGWSNLFKTVEELQQHNIPFVVQNWLGKFGALLSHQFIYEWFGIASFLFVFVFFVIGYRLLFKVKIFALEKTLGYSLFFLLFLSFTFGFLHSFIADSPHYLEGEIGYWTNRLLVAQVGVTGVGGLIAFLGLTILIIAYNIDFKFPERVRAEEEEELIPEASGNAFSGFKEPAERVVPIERLSPLAAKENIERPEQIEFTLNDRLASERKKEQQNITLTPGRFQEQEAEPEVIVPRAPVVNMMNAPIILSPAVEPIKELIFEEVKPEPELTIQKTEEEKKSDELVEQFGNYDPTLDLASYQLPHLDLLENYGSNKISVNADELEANKNKIVETLNHYNIEIDKIKATIGPTVTLYEIIPAPGVRISKIKNLEDDIALSLAALGIRIIAPMPGKGTIGIEVPNMHPEMVSMKSILNTEKFQKTDMDLPIALGKTISNEVYIADLSKMPHLLVAGATGQGKSVGINAILVSLLYKKHPSQLKFVLVDPKKVELTLFNKIERHFLAKLPGEADAIITDTKKVIHTLNSLCIEMDQRYDLLKDAQVRNLKEYNEKFIKRKLNPNNSHRFLPYIVLIVDEFADLMMTAGKEVETPIARLAQLARAVGIHLVLATQRPSVNIITGTIKANFPARLAFRVLSKIDSRTILDSGGADQLIGRGDMLLSTGNDLIRLQCAFVDTPEVDRISEFIGNQRGYPEAYQLPEYLDEAAESAKSDFDPNDRDSMFEDAARLIVMHQQGSTSLIQRKMKLGYNRAGRIIDQLEAFGIVGPFEGSKAREVLVLDEHELEQLLSGLKK; this is encoded by the coding sequence ATGTCGTTAAGGGGAAACCAATTTAAATCTAATTCATTCAAAAACGAATACGGGGAGAAGCCAGGTTCAAAAGCATCGTCCAAAGAACCAAGAGCAAGATTTGAACGGATACCTTCACTGAATTTTCAGGATGAAAGGATTTTGAAAATTGCAGGCTTGTTTTTTCTGATTCTATCTATTTATTTCCTTGTGGCCTTCACTTCCTACCTGTTTACCTGGCAGGAAGATTACAGTTATGTAATTGATGCAAATGGTGGCTGGAGCAATCTTTTTAAAACGGTAGAAGAACTACAACAGCATAATATTCCTTTTGTGGTACAAAACTGGCTGGGTAAGTTTGGTGCCTTATTATCTCATCAGTTTATCTATGAGTGGTTTGGTATTGCTTCCTTTTTATTTGTTTTCGTATTTTTTGTGATCGGTTACCGGTTATTGTTTAAGGTCAAAATATTTGCACTGGAAAAAACGCTGGGTTACAGCTTGTTTTTCCTGCTGTTCCTATCGTTTACTTTTGGTTTCTTACATTCATTTATTGCTGATTCTCCGCATTATCTGGAAGGGGAAATTGGTTACTGGACTAACCGTTTACTGGTTGCCCAGGTTGGCGTAACCGGAGTTGGCGGGCTGATTGCATTTTTAGGGCTGACGATTTTAATCATTGCCTATAACATCGACTTCAAATTCCCGGAAAGGGTACGTGCCGAAGAAGAGGAAGAGCTCATCCCTGAAGCTTCCGGTAATGCTTTCTCAGGCTTTAAAGAGCCTGCAGAAAGAGTTGTTCCTATAGAACGTCTATCGCCTTTAGCAGCGAAAGAAAATATAGAACGCCCTGAGCAGATAGAGTTTACCTTAAATGACAGGCTGGCTTCTGAGCGCAAAAAGGAGCAGCAGAATATTACATTAACACCAGGTCGTTTCCAGGAGCAGGAAGCTGAACCGGAAGTTATCGTGCCAAGAGCACCTGTAGTGAATATGATGAACGCACCGATCATTCTTTCTCCGGCAGTAGAACCTATTAAGGAATTGATCTTTGAAGAAGTTAAACCAGAACCTGAGCTAACGATTCAGAAAACTGAAGAGGAAAAGAAATCGGATGAGCTGGTAGAACAGTTTGGTAATTACGATCCTACACTGGATCTGGCAAGTTATCAGCTTCCTCACCTGGATCTGTTGGAAAACTATGGATCGAATAAGATTTCTGTCAATGCGGATGAGTTAGAGGCCAACAAAAATAAGATAGTTGAGACGCTTAACCATTATAATATTGAAATCGATAAGATCAAAGCGACTATTGGCCCAACGGTAACGCTTTATGAGATTATTCCTGCTCCGGGAGTAAGGATTTCAAAAATCAAGAACCTGGAGGATGATATCGCCTTGAGTTTAGCGGCATTGGGTATTCGTATTATTGCGCCAATGCCAGGTAAGGGTACAATAGGTATTGAAGTTCCGAATATGCATCCTGAAATGGTCTCTATGAAAAGTATTCTGAATACGGAGAAGTTCCAGAAAACGGATATGGATCTGCCTATTGCTTTAGGGAAGACAATTTCTAATGAGGTTTATATCGCCGATCTGTCTAAAATGCCCCATTTACTGGTTGCAGGAGCAACCGGACAGGGTAAATCTGTTGGTATTAATGCAATCCTGGTTTCTCTGTTGTATAAGAAACATCCTTCACAGCTTAAATTTGTATTGGTCGATCCAAAGAAAGTGGAGCTGACATTGTTCAATAAGATCGAGAGGCATTTCCTGGCGAAACTTCCGGGAGAGGCGGATGCGATTATTACGGATACTAAAAAGGTAATCCATACTTTAAATTCATTGTGTATTGAGATGGATCAGCGTTATGATTTGTTAAAAGATGCACAGGTGAGAAACTTGAAGGAGTACAATGAGAAGTTTATCAAACGGAAGCTGAATCCAAATAATTCACACCGTTTCTTACCCTATATTGTACTGATTGTAGATGAGTTTGCTGATTTAATGATGACCGCCGGTAAAGAGGTGGAAACGCCGATTGCCCGTCTGGCTCAGTTGGCGCGTGCGGTAGGTATTCACCTTGTACTGGCTACACAGCGTCCTTCGGTAAATATTATTACAGGTACAATTAAAGCGAATTTCCCGGCAAGGCTTGCTTTCAGGGTATTGTCTAAAATTGACTCAAGAACTATCCTGGATAGTGGTGGTGCGGATCAGCTGATTGGTCGCGGGGATATGTTATTATCCACCGGAAATGATCTGATCAGGCTACAGTGTGCGTTTGTAGATACACCTGAAGTTGATCGTATTTCTGAGTTTATTGGTAACCAGCGTGGGTATCCAGAGGCTTATCAGTTGCCTGAATATCTGGATGAGGCGGCAGAATCTGCTAAGTCTGATTTTGATCCGAATGATCGTGATTCAATGTTCGAGGATGCGGCCCGGCTGATTGTTATGCATCAACAGGGGTCTACTTCTCTGATACAGAGGAAGATGAAACTGGGTTATAACAGAGCAGGCCGGATTATCGATCAGCTGGAGGCTTTTGGTATTGTTGGCCCTTTTGAAGGAAGTAAGGCAAGAGAGGTATTAGTGCTTGATGAGCATGAATTGGAACAGTTATTGAGCGGCCTGAAGAAATAA
- a CDS encoding PspC domain-containing protein: MFQSIVTYFEKQSFGVCTYIADRFGMSISKIRLFFIYSSFLAVGFPIVFYIMAALILDVRHYIKRIRQRIWDL, translated from the coding sequence ATGTTTCAGAGCATCGTTACCTATTTCGAGAAGCAAAGTTTTGGGGTCTGCACTTATATTGCGGATCGTTTTGGTATGTCGATCAGTAAAATCAGATTATTCTTTATCTATTCTTCTTTTCTGGCAGTAGGTTTTCCTATTGTTTTTTATATCATGGCTGCGCTTATTTTAGACGTCCGCCATTATATCAAAAGGATCAGACAGCGGATTTGGGATTTATAA
- the pyrF gene encoding orotidine-5'-phosphate decarboxylase, giving the protein MNKKQLFEQIQAKKSFLCVGLDPVLENLPKHLLSFEDPIFEFNKQIIEATKDLCVAYKPNTAFYESRGLKGWESLLKTWAHIPEDIFTIADAKRGDIGNTSAMYADAFFNAEKSGMSFDAITVAPYMGKDSVGPFLKYEDKWVILLALTSNESHSNFQLFENGDGKLYEEVIRVSSEWGSSDQLMYVVGATRGAEFANIRRLAPENFLLVPGVGAQGGSLADVCEFGLNDTCGLLVNSSRGIIYAGKGEDFAEKARAEALKLQQEMQVILEKSGLL; this is encoded by the coding sequence ATGAACAAGAAGCAACTATTTGAACAAATTCAAGCTAAAAAATCGTTTTTATGTGTTGGACTCGATCCGGTATTGGAAAATCTTCCAAAACACCTGTTGAGTTTTGAAGATCCGATATTTGAATTCAATAAACAAATTATTGAGGCGACTAAAGATCTGTGTGTTGCCTATAAACCGAACACAGCATTCTATGAATCAAGAGGTTTGAAAGGCTGGGAGAGTTTACTAAAAACATGGGCTCATATTCCTGAGGATATTTTTACTATTGCAGATGCGAAAAGAGGGGATATTGGAAATACTTCTGCAATGTATGCGGATGCTTTTTTCAATGCAGAGAAATCGGGAATGAGTTTCGATGCAATTACGGTTGCGCCTTATATGGGTAAAGACTCTGTGGGACCTTTTTTAAAGTATGAAGATAAATGGGTGATTTTACTGGCACTAACTTCAAACGAGAGCCATAGTAATTTCCAGTTGTTTGAAAACGGAGATGGAAAGCTTTATGAAGAAGTGATCCGGGTATCTTCTGAATGGGGAAGCAGTGATCAGCTCATGTATGTTGTTGGCGCTACAAGAGGAGCTGAGTTTGCAAATATCAGAAGGCTTGCACCAGAAAATTTTTTACTGGTTCCTGGTGTTGGTGCACAAGGCGGAAGCCTGGCAGATGTCTGCGAATTCGGCTTAAATGATACCTGCGGTTTACTGGTTAATTCATCAAGAGGGATTATTTATGCAGGTAAAGGGGAAGACTTTGCAGAGAAAGCAAGAGCGGAAGCTTTAAAATTGCAGCAGGAAATGCAGGTTATCCTTGAAAAATCAGGATTATTGTAA